The Romeriopsis navalis LEGE 11480 region TTCTTTGCACTTGATTCCAATACCTTTAACGCCCCTCGACCGATCGGGACTGATGCGAGCAGTCAGCAGCGAAGACAACACCTCATCGCTACGCGTAACTCCGCTATGGCGCAGCTTGATACCTATGTTCAGCAGATCAAAATGGTTGACCATCAACCATCGACCGTAGAATCCCAGGATCAGTTAGATGAGCTGTTAGGCCAGATTGAGCAAGTTGAAGAATCGATCCGTGACATCGAAAAACAACTCGCGCCCCAGACTGTTGACCAATCAATTGATCAAGCGCAACTCGATTGGCTATATGAAAGTTTGGTCGAATCCTGGCAGGACTCATCCGTGCGGGGTCGCATGATTTACTTTCATCATCCACCCTATGTGACGGAAGCAACCAAATGGGATCAGGGGCAAACTTTAGCTGTACGACATTATTTACGCACTGTGTTTGATCGGGTAGCCCAAGAAGTGAGCCGCACACAGCAGCAGTCGATCGTGGATTTAGTGCTTTGCGGCCATGCTCATTGTTTTGAGTATTTGCAAACACTGGAAACCGGTCATGCCGATCGGCATACACAATGGGTGATTTGTGGTGGGAGCGGCTTTAGTCTTCGGCGACAACGCCGCGAAGGTCATGTTCTCCAAGAAGAAATCGATGGGGAATTACGTGATGTGGCAATTTCCCGTGGCTTCTGGGGTAAAACTGGCCATGGTGCTGATAAACGACGAACGTATTCTTTCTTAGAGGTTGAAGTCTCTGCCGGTGAACAACTACAGTTTCGGCTCAAGCCGCAT contains the following coding sequences:
- a CDS encoding metallophosphoesterase family protein, with the translated sequence MKFVSDPTIARKVAAMQQRVRWQHPLIQQLGIDQTRLVLEPAIAPDAAFKFCVLGDSGNGQHRGDSPQRRVSQLMQSQASEAKFVLHTGDVVYLVGSSEQYQENFIQPYQELLVGGSQPQQIAYNQMVFNQPFLPVLGNHDYYDLPVAYGLLSQLLWPLKQVFRYHIDLDVGWHGSYQGDAYAQAFLDYLKDVPDAALKAHLERHYTAQTSTGRGLCYQPQKFTRLPNRYYRFRYGGIDFFALDSNTFNAPRPIGTDASSQQRRQHLIATRNSAMAQLDTYVQQIKMVDHQPSTVESQDQLDELLGQIEQVEESIRDIEKQLAPQTVDQSIDQAQLDWLYESLVESWQDSSVRGRMIYFHHPPYVTEATKWDQGQTLAVRHYLRTVFDRVAQEVSRTQQQSIVDLVLCGHAHCFEYLQTLETGHADRHTQWVICGGSGFSLRRQRREGHVLQEEIDGELRDVAISRGFWGKTGHGADKRRTYSFLEVEVSAGEQLQFRLKPHMVEYQRKKWNPYQVSLAFS